One Nostocoides sp. HKS02 genomic window carries:
- a CDS encoding helix-turn-helix domain-containing protein, translating into MSRIPLGPLSGNNLGDYLREQRQTARLSLRQLSELAGISNPYLSQIERGLKRPSAEILQQLAKGLEVSAESLYVRAGILDERQGHDAEPLDTRAVIGADPQLTARQKAALLDIYDSFVAAQEAPDRKRPAVKAAKTTPTPRK; encoded by the coding sequence ATGAGCCGAATTCCGCTGGGACCCCTCAGTGGCAACAACCTGGGCGACTACCTGCGCGAGCAGCGTCAGACCGCCCGGCTCTCGCTGCGTCAGCTCTCCGAGCTGGCCGGCATCTCCAACCCCTACCTGTCGCAGATCGAGCGTGGCCTCAAGAGGCCCAGCGCAGAGATCCTCCAGCAGCTCGCCAAGGGCCTCGAGGTCTCAGCAGAGTCGCTCTACGTCCGGGCGGGGATTCTCGACGAGCGGCAGGGGCACGACGCCGAGCCGCTCGACACCAGGGCCGTCATCGGCGCCGACCCGCAGCTCACCGCACGCCAGAAGGCCGCCCTCCTGGACATCTACGACTCGTTCGTGGCAGCCCAGGAAGCGCCGGACCGCAAGCGTCCAGCCGTCAAGGCCGCCAAGACCACCCCAACCCCCCGCAAATGA
- a CDS encoding DUF2516 family protein, whose protein sequence is MFYALGSAQGIVILLLSVAAFAAEVFALVDTLRTRPDAFVAASKRTKKFWAIVNAVAVVLGFISIANSITLVLRGHHRDRGLGDLPRGRAPRAAAGSGDGPRPAHGTLRTMVNDMGEATEVPQLTDPREGIFTVERPWGNFQQFVSNERVTVKIITVDPGHRLSLQTHDHRGEFWQVLDVPIEVTVGERTWTAEPGEAVWVPCTAIHRMANKGDRPGRLLEIAFGDFDEADIVRLEDDYAR, encoded by the coding sequence ATGTTCTACGCACTTGGCTCGGCACAGGGAATCGTGATCCTGCTGCTCTCGGTGGCCGCCTTCGCGGCCGAGGTGTTCGCGCTGGTCGACACCCTGCGCACGCGCCCGGACGCCTTCGTGGCCGCGAGCAAGCGCACCAAGAAGTTCTGGGCCATCGTCAACGCGGTCGCCGTCGTCCTCGGGTTCATCTCGATCGCCAACTCGATCACGCTTGTTCTCCGTGGGCATCATCGCGATCGTGGGCTCGGGGATCTACCTCGCGGACGTGCGCCCCGCGCTGCAGCAGGTTCGGGGGACGGGCCGAGGCCAGCACATGGGACCCTACGGACCATGGTGAACGACATGGGGGAGGCCACCGAGGTGCCGCAGCTGACTGACCCGCGCGAGGGCATCTTCACCGTCGAGCGGCCCTGGGGGAACTTCCAGCAGTTCGTGTCGAACGAGCGCGTGACGGTCAAGATCATCACCGTCGACCCGGGTCACCGGCTGTCGCTGCAGACCCATGACCACCGGGGTGAGTTCTGGCAGGTGCTCGACGTGCCGATCGAGGTCACGGTCGGGGAGCGCACCTGGACTGCGGAGCCCGGTGAGGCCGTCTGGGTGCCCTGCACCGCCATCCACCGCATGGCCAACAAGGGCGACCGCCCGGGCCGCCTGCTCGAGATCGCCTTCGGGGACTTCGACGAGGCCGACATCGTGCGCCTCGAGGACGACTACGCGCGCTGA
- a CDS encoding 3-keto-5-aminohexanoate cleavage protein, which yields MARTTGTLITVAPTGAELAKSDFPQLPTTLDELVETAQSCELAGAAMIHLHIRDADHRPTLDHGYLKAAVQALREQTSLVIQLSTGGSVHDPLDQRLTVLDAEPDSCSLTCGTTNFGDDVFLNPYGFMSDLYVQAQEREVVPEFELFDLGHVASLARLVDTHGLPFGGKVHVDFVTGVPGGMPGTPAALLAGVAMLPPEVTSWAATGIGRTHLPIAAAALAAGGHLRVGMEDNVVFARGVPVEHNRQLVERAAHLAEVMQRPALSTEAARTLLGVKDRRA from the coding sequence ATGGCTCGCACGACCGGAACACTCATCACCGTTGCGCCCACGGGCGCTGAGCTGGCGAAGTCCGATTTTCCCCAGCTGCCGACGACCCTGGACGAGCTGGTTGAGACGGCTCAGTCGTGCGAGCTGGCCGGTGCCGCCATGATCCACCTGCACATCCGCGACGCGGACCACCGCCCCACCCTCGATCACGGTTACCTCAAGGCGGCCGTCCAGGCCCTGCGCGAGCAGACCAGCCTGGTCATCCAGCTCTCGACCGGCGGCAGCGTGCACGACCCGCTCGACCAGCGGCTCACGGTGCTCGACGCCGAGCCCGACTCGTGCTCACTGACGTGCGGCACGACGAACTTCGGCGACGACGTGTTCCTCAACCCCTATGGCTTCATGTCGGACCTCTACGTCCAGGCCCAGGAGCGTGAGGTGGTCCCCGAGTTCGAGCTGTTCGACCTCGGCCACGTCGCCTCGCTGGCCCGTCTGGTCGACACGCACGGACTGCCCTTCGGGGGGAAGGTGCACGTCGACTTCGTGACGGGGGTGCCAGGGGGTATGCCGGGCACGCCGGCCGCGCTGCTGGCTGGCGTGGCCATGCTGCCTCCCGAGGTCACCTCCTGGGCGGCGACCGGCATCGGCCGGACCCATCTGCCGATCGCGGCGGCGGCGCTCGCTGCCGGGGGCCACCTGCGGGTGGGGATGGAGGACAACGTGGTCTTCGCGCGGGGCGTCCCCGTGGAGCACAACCGCCAGCTCGTCGAGCGGGCCGCGCACCTCGCCGAGGTGATGCAACGTCCCGCCCTGTCGACCGAGGCCGCCCGCACCCTTCTGGGCGTCAAGGACCGTCGCGCCTGA
- a CDS encoding asparaginase has translation MTTRHTTTTTTPPALGEAPVLAHYVRGGFVESAHRASVVATAPHGEHLLALGAVDDPVFPRSANKPIQTVAMVRAGLQLPPEHLALASASHSGEDFHVAGVRAMLASAGLDETDLQNTADYPVDDQAREAVIRAGGSKLRVTQNCSGKHAAMLATCVANGWDTTTYLDRAHPLQQAIAATLSELTGDQIGAVAVDGCGAPVMAITLAGLARAFGRLASAAPGTVEAQVADAIRAHPAYLGGTGRDVTALIAKTPGLIAKDGAESVYAVGLADGRGIALKVADGYPRAKPVILAAVLRRLGVESDALAQLENAPVLGHGEPVGAIVAVGI, from the coding sequence GTGACTACGCGGCATACGACCACCACCACGACGCCACCCGCTCTCGGCGAGGCGCCGGTCCTCGCCCACTACGTCAGGGGCGGTTTCGTCGAGTCGGCACACCGCGCGTCCGTCGTCGCCACGGCGCCGCACGGCGAGCACCTGCTGGCCCTGGGTGCCGTGGACGACCCGGTGTTCCCACGCTCGGCGAACAAGCCGATCCAGACCGTCGCGATGGTCCGCGCCGGGCTGCAGCTGCCGCCGGAGCACCTTGCGCTCGCCTCGGCCAGCCACTCCGGCGAGGACTTTCACGTCGCGGGGGTGCGGGCCATGCTCGCGTCGGCGGGCCTCGACGAGACCGACCTCCAGAACACCGCTGACTACCCCGTCGACGACCAGGCCCGCGAGGCGGTGATCCGCGCTGGCGGCAGCAAGCTCCGGGTCACCCAGAACTGCTCCGGCAAGCACGCCGCGATGCTCGCGACCTGCGTCGCGAACGGCTGGGACACCACGACCTACCTCGACCGCGCCCACCCGCTCCAACAGGCCATTGCCGCCACCCTGAGCGAGCTCACGGGGGACCAGATCGGGGCGGTGGCGGTCGACGGCTGTGGCGCACCGGTCATGGCGATCACGCTCGCAGGCCTCGCCCGCGCCTTCGGTCGCCTCGCCTCCGCAGCGCCTGGCACCGTCGAGGCCCAGGTCGCGGACGCGATCCGCGCCCACCCTGCCTACCTCGGGGGCACCGGTCGCGACGTGACTGCCCTGATCGCCAAGACGCCCGGTCTGATCGCCAAGGACGGCGCCGAGTCGGTGTACGCCGTGGGGCTCGCCGACGGCCGCGGGATCGCCCTGAAGGTCGCCGACGGTTACCCCCGGGCCAAACCGGTGATCCTCGCCGCCGTGCTGCGCCGCCTGGGGGTCGAGTCCGACGCGCTCGCGCAGCTCGAGAACGCACCGGTGCTCGGCCACGGCGAACCTGTCGGGGCCATCGTCGCCGTCGGCATCTGA
- a CDS encoding polysaccharide biosynthesis tyrosine autokinase, which yields MDLHDYLRVVRKRWRAITVATLLIVAFAALFTLWSPKVYEARTQLFVSTSGGQDSSQLLQGNTFTQQRVKSYSDLISTPTVLDPVIKQLGLNTTPDDLGQRITASVPLDTVLIDVYVDDASAQRAAAIAEAVGKQFSTSVVDLERVSDKTPSPVKVSVVRPASVPTTPISPMPARNLGLGLVLGLLVGLGVALLRDTFDTSIKSERDVKDLSDETIIGTIAFDPDGGKHPLIVQSDPHGLRAEAFRSLRTNLQFVDAANHPRSMVLTSSLPGEGKTTTAANLAISMAAAGARVCVIEGDLRRPRLLRYMGMEGSVGLTNVLIGQAELLDVLQPFGDSALQVLGAGQIPPNPSELLGSETMARLIGTLEEMFDYVVIDAPPILPVTDATVLSTLTGGVVLVTGCGVVNREHVTRSLEALRGVKGNILGIVVNRVPTHGAHAESYYYSDGYAPLPEDRSRRERSRERQSA from the coding sequence GTGGACCTTCACGACTACCTCCGCGTGGTGCGTAAACGGTGGCGCGCCATCACCGTGGCGACTCTCCTGATCGTCGCGTTCGCGGCGCTGTTCACCCTCTGGAGCCCCAAGGTCTACGAGGCCCGGACCCAGCTGTTCGTGTCGACGTCGGGAGGCCAGGACTCCAGCCAGCTGCTGCAGGGCAACACGTTCACCCAGCAGCGGGTGAAGTCGTACTCCGACCTCATCTCCACGCCGACCGTGCTCGATCCCGTGATCAAGCAGCTCGGGCTCAACACCACCCCCGATGACCTCGGCCAGCGCATCACGGCAAGCGTGCCGCTCGACACCGTGCTCATCGACGTCTACGTCGACGACGCCAGCGCCCAGCGCGCGGCGGCCATCGCCGAGGCGGTCGGCAAGCAGTTCTCCACGAGTGTCGTCGACCTCGAGCGCGTGTCCGACAAGACCCCGAGCCCGGTGAAGGTGTCGGTGGTGCGACCAGCGTCGGTCCCGACCACACCGATCAGCCCCATGCCTGCCCGCAACCTCGGCCTCGGCCTGGTCCTCGGCCTGCTGGTCGGCCTCGGCGTGGCCCTGCTGCGCGACACCTTCGACACCTCGATCAAGAGCGAGCGGGACGTCAAGGACCTGAGTGACGAGACGATCATCGGCACCATCGCCTTCGATCCCGACGGCGGCAAGCACCCGCTCATCGTCCAGTCCGACCCGCACGGCCTCCGCGCCGAAGCCTTCCGGTCGCTGCGCACCAACCTCCAGTTCGTCGACGCAGCCAACCACCCCCGTTCGATGGTCCTGACCAGCTCGCTGCCCGGCGAGGGAAAGACCACGACAGCGGCCAACCTCGCCATCAGCATGGCGGCCGCCGGAGCGCGGGTCTGCGTCATCGAGGGTGACCTGCGTCGACCCCGGCTGCTGCGCTACATGGGCATGGAGGGGTCCGTTGGGCTCACGAACGTGCTCATCGGTCAGGCCGAGCTGCTCGACGTGCTGCAACCGTTCGGTGACAGCGCGCTGCAGGTTCTCGGCGCTGGCCAGATCCCGCCCAACCCGAGCGAGCTGCTGGGCTCCGAGACGATGGCCCGGCTGATCGGCACGCTCGAGGAGATGTTCGACTACGTCGTCATCGACGCGCCCCCGATCCTGCCGGTCACCGATGCGACCGTCCTGAGCACCCTCACCGGCGGCGTCGTGCTCGTCACCGGGTGCGGCGTGGTCAACCGCGAGCACGTGACGCGCTCGCTCGAGGCCCTGCGCGGAGTCAAGGGCAACATTCTCGGCATCGTCGTCAACCGCGTCCCCACGCACGGCGCCCACGCCGAGAGCTACTACTACAGCGACGGCTACGCGCCCCTGCCCGAGGACCGTTCGCGCCGGGAGCGTTCTCGCGAGCGACAGTCCGCATAG
- the dtd gene encoding D-aminoacyl-tRNA deacylase — protein MRAVLQRVTTASVSVAGEVVGAIERPGLLALVGVTHSDGPVEVAAMVRKISELRILREERSVLDDAAPVLVVSQFTLYADLRKGRRPSWSNAAPGSVAEPLVEAVVDGLRELGVEVATGRFGAMMEVQLVNDGPVTVVVDV, from the coding sequence GTGCGCGCGGTCCTCCAGCGGGTCACCACGGCCTCGGTGTCGGTGGCGGGCGAGGTCGTCGGAGCGATCGAGCGACCAGGTCTGCTGGCGCTCGTCGGCGTCACGCACTCGGACGGCCCGGTCGAGGTGGCCGCCATGGTGCGCAAGATCAGCGAGCTGCGCATCCTGCGGGAGGAGCGGTCGGTGCTCGACGACGCTGCTCCCGTCCTGGTGGTCAGCCAGTTCACCCTGTATGCCGACCTGCGCAAGGGCCGGCGCCCGTCCTGGAGCAACGCCGCGCCCGGCTCCGTGGCCGAGCCGCTGGTCGAGGCGGTGGTCGATGGTCTGCGAGAGCTCGGTGTCGAGGTGGCGACCGGGCGGTTCGGCGCGATGATGGAGGTCCAACTCGTCAACGATGGCCCAGTGACGGTGGTCGTCGACGTCTGA
- a CDS encoding class I SAM-dependent methyltransferase: MAGPRPVGTITRGTTNPNRLRRVDRWLAGPQSWRLVRSTEPPVVVDLGYGASPVTAVELHDRLRRVRADVEVVGIEIDPDRVTRAASLEREGLSFRRGGFEVPLPDGRQATVVRAFNVLRQYDESEVAGAWSTVQARLAPHGVLVDGTCDELGRLSTWVAVDRSGPLSLTLSWRLRGLTSPSAIAERLPKALIHRNVQGEPVHAWLGALDRAWAHSAHHASFGVRQRFLATVAAVRDEGWPVVDGPARWRLGEVTVAWDAVDAVRRQRA, from the coding sequence GTGGCTGGACCGCGGCCGGTAGGCACCATCACCCGGGGAACGACCAACCCCAACCGCCTGCGCCGGGTCGACCGTTGGCTGGCCGGGCCGCAGTCGTGGCGCCTGGTGCGCAGTACCGAGCCGCCCGTCGTCGTGGACCTGGGGTACGGCGCGTCGCCCGTCACCGCCGTCGAGCTGCACGACCGGCTCCGACGGGTGCGGGCCGATGTCGAGGTCGTGGGGATCGAGATCGACCCTGACCGGGTCACCCGCGCCGCGTCCCTCGAGCGCGAGGGCCTGTCCTTTCGGCGCGGCGGTTTCGAGGTGCCGCTGCCGGACGGGCGGCAGGCGACGGTCGTGCGCGCCTTCAACGTCCTGCGTCAGTACGACGAGTCCGAGGTGGCGGGCGCCTGGTCGACGGTCCAGGCCCGTCTCGCGCCGCACGGGGTGCTCGTCGACGGCACCTGCGACGAGCTCGGCCGCCTGAGCACATGGGTCGCCGTGGACCGCTCCGGGCCGCTCTCGCTGACACTGTCGTGGCGGCTTCGCGGGTTGACCAGCCCGTCGGCGATCGCCGAGCGTCTGCCGAAGGCGCTCATCCACCGCAATGTCCAGGGGGAGCCCGTGCACGCGTGGCTCGGCGCGCTCGACCGGGCCTGGGCGCATTCGGCGCACCACGCGAGCTTCGGCGTGCGTCAGCGCTTCCTGGCGACCGTGGCGGCTGTACGCGACGAGGGGTGGCCCGTCGTCGACGGCCCCGCACGGTGGCGGCTGGGAGAGGTCACCGTGGCCTGGGACGCGGTGGACGCGGTGCGTCGTCAGCGCGCGTAG
- a CDS encoding folate-binding protein YgfZ, with protein MTTERSSLLTRPGAVDGDGVDAGVAAHYGDPLREQRLLSEGLAVVDLSHRGVVTVTGPDRLSWLHSITTQQLTALAPRVSAESLVLTPKGHIEHSLHLVDDGVATWITTEPGDAPALVRWLDSMRFMLRVEVSDVTADWAVLGEPSGQESQPGEPLAWRDPWPGLVGDTAAYGPVEGHPATNRAWRELLVPRPELAAAVGERDLAGTWASEALRVAAWRPRFGFETDHRTIPHEVDWLRTAVHLHKGCYRGQETVARVHNLGRPPRRLVFLHLDGSGHTLPGAGEAVMLGDRQVGQLTSVARHHVDGPIALALVKRNTPVDAALAIGGISAAQDEVVAP; from the coding sequence ATGACGACAGAACGGTCGTCCCTGCTGACCCGTCCGGGCGCGGTGGACGGCGACGGTGTGGACGCGGGTGTGGCGGCGCACTACGGCGATCCGCTGCGCGAGCAGCGTCTGCTCTCCGAGGGCTTGGCCGTGGTCGACCTGTCGCACCGGGGGGTGGTGACGGTGACGGGTCCAGATCGACTGTCCTGGCTCCACTCGATCACGACCCAACAGCTCACGGCCCTGGCGCCACGGGTGTCCGCCGAGTCGCTCGTCCTCACGCCCAAGGGGCACATCGAGCACAGCCTGCACCTCGTCGACGACGGGGTGGCCACGTGGATCACCACCGAGCCGGGCGATGCTCCTGCCCTCGTCAGGTGGCTGGACTCGATGCGCTTCATGCTCCGGGTCGAGGTGAGCGACGTGACTGCCGACTGGGCCGTGCTCGGCGAGCCGTCCGGCCAGGAGTCCCAGCCCGGCGAGCCGCTGGCCTGGCGCGACCCGTGGCCCGGTCTCGTGGGTGACACCGCGGCATACGGCCCAGTGGAGGGGCACCCGGCCACCAACCGGGCCTGGCGCGAGCTCCTGGTACCCCGTCCCGAGCTGGCGGCAGCCGTCGGCGAGCGGGACCTCGCCGGGACCTGGGCCAGTGAGGCCCTGCGTGTCGCTGCGTGGCGGCCGCGGTTCGGGTTCGAGACCGACCACCGCACGATCCCGCACGAGGTCGACTGGCTGCGCACGGCGGTGCACCTGCACAAGGGGTGCTACCGCGGTCAGGAGACGGTGGCACGGGTGCACAACCTCGGGCGCCCGCCGCGGCGTCTGGTCTTCCTGCACCTCGACGGGTCCGGTCACACGCTCCCGGGGGCGGGCGAGGCCGTGATGCTCGGCGACCGGCAGGTCGGTCAGCTCACCTCGGTCGCGCGCCACCACGTGGACGGCCCGATCGCGCTCGCGTTGGTCAAGCGGAACACTCCGGTCGACGCGGCCCTGGCCATCGGCGGCATCAGTGCCGCCCAGGACGAGGTCGTCGCGCCGTAA
- a CDS encoding Fur family transcriptional regulator, translated as MHDVGEQMRAHGRRMTQQRQRVVDAIARLGHATPEEVVSAVAGDGAAGLAPSTVYRALEALEELGVVSHTHLDHRAPSYHLADHADHIHLVCRDCGRVEQCPRELADPFAGNVLRLNGFVADVTHMAIHGRCSSCATRR; from the coding sequence GTGCACGACGTCGGCGAGCAGATGCGGGCCCACGGGCGGCGCATGACGCAGCAGCGCCAGCGCGTCGTCGACGCCATCGCACGCCTGGGTCACGCCACCCCCGAGGAGGTCGTGTCGGCCGTCGCCGGCGACGGCGCCGCGGGGCTGGCACCATCGACCGTCTACCGCGCCCTGGAGGCGCTGGAGGAGCTCGGTGTGGTCAGCCACACCCACCTCGACCACCGGGCGCCGAGCTATCACCTGGCCGACCACGCCGACCACATCCACCTCGTCTGTCGCGACTGTGGGCGAGTCGAACAGTGCCCGCGCGAGCTCGCCGACCCGTTCGCGGGGAATGTTCTGCGGCTCAACGGCTTTGTTGCTGATGTGACACACATGGCGATCCACGGACGGTGCAGCTCGTGCGCGACGAGACGATGA